A DNA window from Ctenopharyngodon idella isolate HZGC_01 chromosome 10, HZGC01, whole genome shotgun sequence contains the following coding sequences:
- the ggt5b gene encoding glutathione hydrolase 5 proenzyme — protein MAKSQSRRCCLCVLALVCSVAIICICILLATKQRCAFTNAAVAADSLMCSDIGRDMLIQGGSAVDAAIAALLCTGLVNPQSMGLGGGAIFTIMDKAGKVKIISSRETAPKGVQADLLNKCPKKLTLDTAKDLTGSHWIGVPGEIRGYERAHQLYGKLPWAKLFEPSIKLAREGFPMPVYLSHFLQQNFTKTLIQVSELCKLFCHENKTVFGPGDILKFPRLAETMETIAKEGADAFYTGKIAKDLIQDVQARSGTLSLDDLSTFKVRESDALTVQLGEYKMYFPPPPAGGAILSFILKLMHGFGLSPASNKGYQKTLTLHRYLEALKFANGQKHNLKDPLFSSRDDMTYITDEKFIKRIRALITDGFTHEASYYNITPSVDRFGTTHVSVMAADGTAVSVTSTINHLFGSAVYSPKTGIILNNELADFCGQKDSIKPGEQPPSSMAPVILQSASQQKTLVIGGSGGTFITTAMALSIMNHLWFGMNLNESIAAKIVFVGSNNTVAFEPECNESIQAMVGLGHKVENLSYPFFNVVNGISKEGQCFTAVSDARKQGRSAGY, from the exons GGACATGCTGATTCAGGGGGGCTCAGCGGTGGACGCAGCCATCGCAGCGCTGCTCTGCACTGGACTGGTCAACCCACAGAGCATGGGCTTGGGTGGAGGGGCCATCTTCACCATTATGGACAAAGCAG GCAAAGTGAAAATCATCAGCTCAAGAGAAACGGCCCCAAAAGGTGTCCAAGCGGATTTGCTGAATAAGTGTCCGAAAAAACTGACTTTGGATACAG CAAAGGACCTCACAGGAAGTCACTGGATAGGCGTACCAGGAGAAATCCGTGGCTATGAACGGGCTCATCAGTTGTATGGAAAGCTGCCCTGGGCCAAACTGTTCGAGCCCTCCATCAAGCTGGCACGAGAGGGCTTCCCCATGCCAGTCTACCTCAGTCATTTCTTGCAGCAAAATTTTACTAAAACGCTAATTCAAGTCTCTGAACTCTG TAAACTGTTCTGCCACGAGAACAAGACAGTTTTTGGCCCAGGGGACATCCTGAAGTTTCCCCGGCTGgcagaaaccatggaaactatCGCCAAAGAAGGAGCTGATGCCTTTTACACTGGAAAAATCGCCAAAGACTTGATACAGGATGTACAAGCGAGAA gtGGAACATTATCATTAGATGACCTGAGCACTTTTAAGGTCAGAGAGAGTGATGCATTGACAGTCCAACTAGGAGAATATAAGATGTACTTCCCCCCTCCACCAGCAGGGGGAGCGATACTGAGCTTTATTCTGAAACTGATGCATG GGTTCGGGCTTTCTCCAGCCTCCAACAAAGGATACCAGAAAACCTTGACTTTGCATCGCTACCTAGAGGCATTAAAGTTTGCAAATGGACAAAAGCATAACCTCAAAGACCCCCTCTTCAGCTCCAGAGATGAT ATGACGTACATCACAGATGAGAAGTTCATCAAGCGAATCAGGGCTCTGATCACTGACGGCTTTACACACGAAGCCTCTTACTACAACATCACCCCATCAGTCGACCGCTTTGGCACAACGCATGTTTCAGTGATggcagcagatggcactgctgTGTCAGTCACCAGCACCATCAACCACCT GTTCGGGTCAGCTGTTTACTCTCCTAAAACGGGTATCATCCTCAACAACGAGCTTGCTGACTTCTGCGGCCAAAAAGATTCCATCAAACCAG GCGAACAGCCTCCCTCCTCGATGGCTCCTGTCATCCTGCAGTCTGCGTCCCAGCAGAAGACTCTTGTGATTGGTGGATCAGGAGGAACTTTCATCACCACAGCCATGGCCCTG tcCATTATGAACCACTTGTGGTTTGGGATGAACCTTAATGAATCTATCGCTGCTAAAATAGTATTTGTGGGCTCCAATAACACCGTCGCCTTTGAGCCTGAATGCAACGAA TCTATCCAGGCGATGGTGGGGTTAGGACACAAGGTGGAGAACCTCTCTTACCCGTTTTTCAATGTGGTCAACGGTATATCGAAAGAAGGACAGTGCTTCACTGCCGTATCTGACGCCAGGAAGCAAGGCAGGTCGGCGGGATACTGA